The nucleotide sequence GGCACGCCCTTCGGCTCGTCAGCTTGCGGCGACCACGCCGGATTGTTGCGCATCGGCGTCGTGAAGCGGCTGTTCGGATGCGCCGCCTTGTCGGTGGAATCCTTGTTCCGGGGCCGCCCCTGCCAATCGAGCAGGCCGTCGGGTGGCGGCACGTCCATCCCTTCCCACCAGACGTCGCCGTCGGGCGTCATCGCGACGTTGGTGAAAATCGAGTCGTGCTCGACCATCTTCATCGCGTTGAAATTCGATTTTGCGCTGGTGCCGGGCGCGACGCCGAAGTAGCCGTTCTCGGGATTGACCGCCCACAGTCCGCCGTCCTCGCCGACCCGCATCCACGCGATATCGTCGCCGATCGTCGAGACCTTCCAGCCCTTGAATTCGTCGGGCGGCGTGAGCATCGCGAGATTGGTCTTTCCGCACGCGCTGGGGAACGCGGCGGCGATATAGGTGGTCTCGCCGTCGGGACTCTCGAGCCCGAGAATCAGCATGTGCTCTGCGAACCAGCCTTCATCGCGGCCGAGCGGGCCGGCGATTCGGAGCGCGAAGCATTTCTTCGAGAGCAGGGCGTTGCCGCCGTAGCCGCTGCCGACCGAGATGATCGTGTTGTCGTGCGGGAAGTGACAAATCAGCCGCCGCTCGGGACTAAGATCGAGCGTGCAATGCACGCCACGATTGAAGTGATCGGAATCGCCGAGCTGCTTCAGCGCCGCCGCGCCCATGCGCGTCATGATCCGCATGTTCAGCACCACGTAGATGCTGTCGGTGAGCTCGACGCCGACCTTCGAGAGCGGCGATCCGAGCGGACCCATCACGTACGGCACGACGTACAGCGTGCGCCCGCGCATCGAGCCCTTGAGCCATCCGTTGAGCCTGGCGTAAGTCTCGGCCGGGTCGCTCCAGTTGTTAGTCGGGCCGGCTTCCTCTTTGGTCGGCGTGCAGACGAAAGTCAGTTGCTCGGTGCGTGCGACGTCGTTGGGATTCGATCGATGCAGATAGCAGCCCGGTTTTTTTTCGGGATTGAGCGGAATCAGGATTCCCGCCGTGACCGCATCCGCCGTGAGGCGATCTCGCTCGGCCTCCGAACCGTCGCACCATACGATCCGGTCGGGCGTGGTCAGGTTCGCGACCTCCGCGACGAACTGGCTGAGTGCGGCGCTGGTAGTCGGTGATTTATCTGCCTCGGGATTCGGCGTCACTTGATGCGCTCCATTCGAGAAATGAATCTGGCGGAACCGTCCTGCCCTTCATCGCAAATCGCAAGGTTATCAACAAGTGGTGGTAAGGAGTAGATTAGCAGACCGCAAAAATCAAGGACAGTATTATAAGCGTCGCTCATCGCGTTGCGGTTCGCGCGAGAAATGAAAGGCGCCCGCCTGCGCGGACGCCTCCTGGAACATCGTAGATTCCGATCGCGGTCAGTACGCCGCGCTCTTGCGTGCCGAATCGATCAACCGCTGTATTTCTTCCTCGGTGAAGCCGGCCAGCATCCGCGCTTCTTTCGCGATCGTCAGCAGCATCCCGTCGTCGTTCTCGATATCTTCCTGCGCGCGGCGTCCACCGCGGAAATTGAACACCTGATCGACCATGTCCTGGAACGCCTGCGCGCGGGCAAGGCGTTCGGGGTCGCCCTCGGTCAGCTTGCGCATCCACTTCGAACCCATCCTCACGTGCGTGATTTCATCGGCCAGCACATAATCGACGGCGCGCTCGATCACTTCGTCGCCGTTGCGCTGCGCGATTCGAATCAACTGATCGAAGACGTCGCACGCGAGGCCCTCAAGCCCGCGATTGATTCCCGCGACGCGCGCGGCGGGATCCTCGGCCTGCGTGCATCGCCACAGAATTTCCGTCTCGACGTAGTCGCCCGGATGCGCGCCCATGTACTCGACCAGCCGCTGGAAAATTTCGGCGTGCCGCGCTTCGTCCCAGACCTGGCGCGCCATGTCGAGCTGGAATTCCCACGGCGCGTCGGGAAAATCGAACAGCGTGCGGCCCGCCGCTTCCATCGCCTGCAACTCGCCGGTGTAAATTCCGTGCAGGCGCGAGCGCAAAGTCTCCTCGTCGAACGGCGCCGGACGCCCGCCCTCCAGGCCCTGCTCCT is from Candidatus Binatus sp. and encodes:
- a CDS encoding phosphoenolpyruvate carboxykinase (GTP), giving the protein MTPNPEADKSPTTSAALSQFVAEVANLTTPDRIVWCDGSEAERDRLTADAVTAGILIPLNPEKKPGCYLHRSNPNDVARTEQLTFVCTPTKEEAGPTNNWSDPAETYARLNGWLKGSMRGRTLYVVPYVMGPLGSPLSKVGVELTDSIYVVLNMRIMTRMGAAALKQLGDSDHFNRGVHCTLDLSPERRLICHFPHDNTIISVGSGYGGNALLSKKCFALRIAGPLGRDEGWFAEHMLILGLESPDGETTYIAAAFPSACGKTNLAMLTPPDEFKGWKVSTIGDDIAWMRVGEDGGLWAVNPENGYFGVAPGTSAKSNFNAMKMVEHDSIFTNVAMTPDGDVWWEGMDVPPPDGLLDWQGRPRNKDSTDKAAHPNSRFTTPMRNNPAWSPQADEPKGVPISAIIFGGRRASTVPLVLESTDWTHGVLMGATMGSETTAAAAGAVGVLRRDPMAMLPFCGYNMGDYFAHWLKMRSAIRNPPRIFMVNWFRKDSDGKFLWPGYGENMRVLKWMLDRIHDRVEGRETPVGIVPNEDELDLKGLDISKDAARAALAINPQEWKAELESAGEFFKRIGRTMPKELEERREAILAELNGAPSERKIAAGR
- a CDS encoding DUF455 family protein, whose amino-acid sequence is MEKFIPVDRLARPENWVVMRSRQVREIREEQGLEGGRPAPFDEETLRSRLHGIYTGELQAMEAAGRTLFDFPDAPWEFQLDMARQVWDEARHAEIFQRLVEYMGAHPGDYVETEILWRCTQAEDPAARVAGINRGLEGLACDVFDQLIRIAQRNGDEVIERAVDYVLADEITHVRMGSKWMRKLTEGDPERLARAQAFQDMVDQVFNFRGGRRAQEDIENDDGMLLTIAKEARMLAGFTEEEIQRLIDSARKSAAY